The following proteins are encoded in a genomic region of Candidatus Nitrospira nitrificans:
- a CDS encoding type II toxin-antitoxin system RelE/ParE family toxin gives MRICIIRLNNTAPWSSEPGSRAHPPGNNITGVQEARFTIKTPDPFYACTKVGRAHKDITFVDDIVQFTETFLKTPLIGRAVSEFNRQDLREVMFRGYRIVPRANDGVLLLRFVHGARDLLELISESLGIEAVNSLAPRESLVTPSI, from the coding sequence ATGCGCATATGCATCATTCGACTCAACAACACCGCCCCGTGGTCATCTGAACCAGGGTCACGTGCACACCCGCCCGGAAATAACATCACCGGCGTACAAGAAGCTCGTTTCACTATAAAGACTCCCGACCCCTTTTATGCTTGCACCAAGGTTGGACGGGCTCACAAAGACATCACCTTCGTCGATGACATTGTTCAATTTACAGAGACATTCCTCAAGACTCCCCTCATCGGACGTGCCGTTTCCGAGTTCAATCGCCAAGACCTTCGAGAAGTTATGTTCAGGGGATATCGGATCGTACCTCGTGCGAATGATGGAGTGCTTCTTCTTCGCTTTGTGCATGGTGCACGAGATCTACTCGAACTGATCAGCGAGAGCCTTGGGATCGAGGCGGTTAACAGCCTAGCCCCGCGCGAGAGCCTTGTTACGCCTTCGATTTGA
- a CDS encoding YbhB/YbcL family Raf kinase inhibitor-like protein, whose protein sequence is MRSTWWSMLFAVAFLPGASAAADFQLVSPTIKHQGTIGKAHVYDGFGCAGDNVSPELRWTNAPKGTKSFAVTMYDPDAPTGSGWWHWVIFNIPPDISALAAGAGKPGGPGEPQRAVQSMTDFGEPGYGGPCPPAGHKAHRYIFTVYALRAEHFSLKPQASGAMIGYYLNQNALAKASFTGLYSRK, encoded by the coding sequence ATGAGATCCACATGGTGGAGCATGCTGTTTGCGGTCGCATTCCTTCCCGGCGCGAGTGCCGCAGCGGATTTTCAGCTTGTCAGTCCGACGATCAAGCATCAGGGGACGATCGGCAAGGCGCATGTCTACGACGGATTTGGATGCGCCGGCGACAATGTGTCTCCGGAATTGCGCTGGACCAACGCACCCAAGGGCACCAAGAGTTTTGCCGTGACGATGTACGATCCGGATGCGCCGACCGGCAGCGGCTGGTGGCATTGGGTCATCTTCAATATTCCTCCGGATATTTCGGCGCTCGCCGCCGGCGCCGGAAAGCCAGGCGGCCCCGGTGAGCCACAACGCGCGGTGCAAAGCATGACGGATTTCGGTGAGCCTGGGTATGGGGGCCCCTGTCCTCCTGCCGGCCACAAGGCGCATCGCTATATCTTTACAGTGTACGCGCTGAGGGCGGAGCACTTCTCGTTGAAGCCTCAGGCATCCGGCGCAATGATCGGGTACTATCTCAACCAGAATGCCTTGGCCAAAGCCTCGTTCACGGGTCTCTACAGCCGCAAGTAA
- a CDS encoding dienelactone hydrolase family protein, whose amino-acid sequence MAESIRETTVRYQSGNVEMKAFVAAPQTKEKRPAVIIVQEWWGLTNHIKDIARRHAAEGYVAIAPDLYSRLGHALTTDASEAGTLMNQLKQEDGLADLNATVAYLKSVPEADATRIGVTGFCMGGSYALMLPCVNPEIKAAVPFYGQVPNPDTPIQKLACPVLYLYGEDDGWITKADVQRLAAALKKYGKAGEIKTYPGAPHAFFRDTDPSVYRPDAAKDAWTRTKAFFTQHLS is encoded by the coding sequence ATGGCTGAATCCATACGAGAAACGACTGTGCGGTATCAGAGTGGAAACGTGGAGATGAAGGCGTTCGTCGCGGCTCCGCAGACCAAAGAAAAACGGCCGGCCGTCATCATAGTCCAGGAATGGTGGGGGCTCACAAACCATATAAAGGATATTGCGAGACGCCATGCCGCAGAAGGCTACGTCGCCATTGCGCCGGATCTCTATTCACGCCTGGGCCATGCGCTGACGACCGATGCGAGTGAAGCCGGCACGCTCATGAATCAGCTGAAACAGGAGGATGGCCTCGCCGATTTGAATGCCACCGTGGCGTATCTGAAATCGGTCCCGGAGGCCGATGCCACCAGGATCGGCGTCACCGGTTTCTGCATGGGCGGCTCCTATGCGCTCATGCTGCCTTGCGTGAACCCAGAGATCAAAGCCGCCGTGCCGTTCTACGGCCAAGTGCCCAATCCTGACACTCCGATTCAGAAGCTGGCCTGCCCGGTGTTGTATCTCTATGGTGAGGACGATGGCTGGATTACCAAGGCGGATGTCCAGCGGCTGGCAGCGGCATTGAAGAAGTATGGGAAAGCCGGCGAGATTAAGACCTACCCCGGCGCGCCGCATGCCTTCTTCCGAGATACCGATCCGTCCGTGTATCGGCCGGACGCTGCGAAGGACGCCTGGACCAGAACCAAAGCCTTCTTCACGCAACATCTCAGCTAG
- a CDS encoding TldD/PmbA family protein, which yields MLQTRRKTEPTTSNGYAQLAADVLARAKACGATEADIVVADGETFSVQVRVGAVDRLTKAREKRLGLRVFIGKRSATTSTSDFSQDSLERLVADTCTLARAVVEDDVSGLPDAAQMATDQPSLDLYDETVLDTETQIDWAKRGEAAAFAADPRITNSEGAEFDSSSGRVVLANSHGFVGSYKSSNFSLSVSPIAAESGTGAMQRDAWYEVQRKFARLASAESIGQEAARRAVRRLGARKVATKRVPVVFDQETAGSLLANVCSAISGYGLYKRASFLLDKLDQTIASDLMTLYDDGRMVGGLGSRPFDGEGLATRKNTIVERGVLKSYLLDTYSGRKLGLPSTGNASRSVGESPSVGPTNFYLVPGLKSAQEIIGSVKEGLYVTELIGFGINMVTGDYSRGASGFWIENGELAYPVEEITIAGNLKQMLKDIEVIGNDLVFRGRIASPTLKISELMVAGN from the coding sequence GTGCTTCAAACGCGACGAAAAACAGAACCGACAACCTCCAACGGCTATGCGCAGCTGGCTGCCGATGTCTTGGCTCGCGCGAAAGCATGCGGCGCGACGGAGGCCGACATCGTGGTGGCCGATGGCGAGACCTTTTCCGTTCAGGTGCGGGTCGGCGCGGTCGATCGATTAACGAAGGCGAGAGAGAAACGGCTCGGCCTCCGCGTCTTTATCGGAAAACGTTCGGCGACGACCTCGACCTCAGACTTCTCGCAAGACTCCCTCGAGCGGCTCGTCGCCGACACCTGCACCTTGGCCAGGGCGGTTGTTGAGGATGACGTATCGGGGTTGCCGGATGCGGCTCAGATGGCCACGGACCAGCCGAGTCTCGATCTCTATGATGAGACCGTGCTCGATACGGAAACGCAGATCGATTGGGCCAAGCGCGGAGAAGCGGCGGCGTTTGCCGCCGACCCACGCATCACGAATTCGGAAGGCGCGGAGTTCGATTCCTCATCGGGACGTGTCGTGCTGGCGAACAGCCATGGGTTCGTCGGGTCTTACAAGAGTTCAAACTTTTCACTGTCCGTCTCTCCGATTGCGGCCGAGTCCGGAACCGGGGCCATGCAGCGAGATGCCTGGTACGAGGTGCAGCGCAAATTTGCCAGGCTGGCATCGGCGGAGTCGATCGGGCAGGAGGCGGCCAGGCGAGCCGTTCGCCGCCTGGGAGCGCGCAAAGTGGCGACCAAGCGAGTACCGGTGGTGTTCGATCAAGAGACGGCCGGGAGTCTGCTCGCAAACGTGTGCAGTGCCATTTCCGGCTACGGGCTCTATAAGCGAGCCTCCTTTCTGCTCGACAAGCTCGACCAGACGATTGCATCCGATCTCATGACCTTGTACGACGACGGTCGTATGGTGGGAGGTCTTGGATCTCGCCCGTTTGACGGTGAGGGATTGGCGACGCGGAAGAATACGATTGTCGAACGCGGAGTGCTGAAAAGTTACCTGCTCGACACCTATTCCGGAAGGAAACTGGGGTTGCCCTCGACCGGAAACGCATCACGGAGCGTGGGCGAGAGTCCTTCCGTCGGTCCGACGAATTTTTATCTCGTCCCGGGATTGAAGAGCGCTCAGGAGATTATCGGTTCAGTCAAGGAAGGGCTCTATGTCACCGAGTTGATCGGATTTGGCATCAATATGGTCACGGGTGATTACTCGCGAGGGGCCAGCGGATTCTGGATCGAAAACGGAGAACTGGCGTACCCGGTTGAAGAAATCACCATCGCAGGCAACCTCAAGCAGATGCTCAAGGATATTGAAGTAATCGGGAATGATCTCGTGTTCAGAGGGCGAATTGCGAGTCCGACGCTGAAAATTTCAGAACTGATGGTGGCAGGCAACTGA
- the tldD gene encoding metalloprotease TldD has product MLEPVQLAKFGVTELEAQQALDRLNVRDVDYADLYFESRTAESVSMEEGLVKRAAKSVSQGVGVRATAGEKTGFAYSDELTKKDLEIAADTARYIANSPKGDSSVPVPTQRRPTRDLYPIERAKAEVATADRVALLNEIDAEARRYDPRIKNVMASFNTEYKVVAVATSDGTLVGDIQPLSRLQITCIAEDQDNRQVGSFGGGGRVGFEYYREDNRHLSYAREAAREAILNLSAVDAPAGVMPVVLAGGWPGILLHEAIGHGLEADFNRKKTSAFSSLIGKRVASDVCTIVDDGTLPFRRGSLNMDDEGTPTSCTTLIEKGILRRYITDKLNARLMGIPLTGNGRRENYQSVVLPRMTNTFMLAGESDPQDIIRSVKKGLYAVSFGGGQVDITNGKFVFSASEAYLIEDGQITKPVKGATLIGSGPEILTKVSMVGHDLKLDNGIGTCGKDGQSVPVGVGLPTIKIDEITVGGTQR; this is encoded by the coding sequence ATGCTCGAGCCGGTTCAGCTAGCCAAATTCGGTGTCACTGAACTCGAAGCTCAACAGGCACTCGATCGTTTGAACGTGAGGGATGTCGATTACGCGGATCTCTACTTTGAGTCCCGCACCGCGGAGTCTGTGTCGATGGAAGAAGGTCTCGTTAAACGCGCCGCCAAGAGTGTCTCTCAAGGAGTCGGCGTCCGGGCCACCGCCGGCGAAAAAACAGGGTTTGCCTATTCGGATGAACTCACGAAGAAGGATCTGGAGATTGCGGCCGACACGGCGCGCTACATCGCCAATTCTCCCAAAGGCGATTCCTCCGTTCCGGTGCCCACCCAGCGCCGACCGACCAGAGACCTGTATCCGATCGAGCGGGCGAAGGCCGAAGTCGCCACGGCTGATCGCGTGGCGCTCTTGAATGAAATCGATGCTGAGGCCAGACGGTACGATCCTCGCATCAAGAACGTCATGGCGTCGTTTAACACCGAATACAAGGTGGTGGCGGTTGCCACCTCGGATGGGACACTGGTCGGCGACATCCAGCCGTTGTCCCGCCTGCAGATCACCTGTATTGCCGAGGACCAAGACAATCGACAGGTCGGGAGCTTCGGAGGAGGCGGCCGGGTCGGGTTCGAGTACTACCGCGAGGACAATCGGCACTTGAGCTATGCGCGAGAAGCCGCGAGGGAGGCGATCCTGAACTTGTCCGCGGTGGATGCTCCGGCCGGGGTGATGCCCGTGGTGCTGGCCGGTGGCTGGCCCGGTATCCTGCTGCACGAGGCGATCGGACATGGATTGGAGGCCGACTTCAACCGGAAAAAAACATCGGCCTTCTCAAGCCTGATCGGGAAACGTGTCGCGTCGGATGTGTGCACCATCGTCGACGACGGCACGCTTCCGTTTCGCCGCGGCTCGTTGAACATGGATGATGAGGGAACGCCGACGAGCTGCACGACGCTCATCGAGAAGGGCATCCTCCGTCGCTATATCACCGATAAGCTCAACGCCCGCCTCATGGGGATTCCCCTGACCGGCAACGGTCGGCGTGAGAATTATCAAAGCGTGGTGCTCCCTCGAATGACGAACACCTTCATGTTGGCCGGCGAGTCGGATCCCCAGGACATTATCCGGTCGGTGAAAAAGGGGTTGTATGCCGTTTCGTTCGGCGGTGGGCAGGTTGATATCACCAACGGGAAGTTCGTGTTCTCTGCCAGCGAGGCCTACCTGATCGAGGATGGACAGATCACCAAGCCGGTGAAGGGAGCGACATTGATCGGGAGCGGGCCGGAGATCCTCACCAAGGTCTCGATGGTGGGGCACGATCTGAAACTCGACAATGGCATCGGCACTTGCGGCAAAGACGGCCAATCGGTGCCGGTCGGGGTCGGCTTGCCGACCATCAAAATCGACGAAATTACGGTCGGTGGGACTCAACGTTAA
- a CDS encoding isoprenyl transferase, with translation MAHPPAPSSDHLSESELIAKLEPDLLPKHIAVIMDGNGRWAELRGLPRIAGHREGINSVREMITLCLELGIHALTIYAFSQENWNRPTQEISALMGLLEHYLSTERASLIEQGVCFRAIGRHELLPPSAQHWVRTTEKETAHLEKLILTVALSYGGRAEIVDAVKTLMEHVRAGTVQPSQIDETTIQQYLYTHPLQDPDLLIRTSGETRISNFLLWQLAYTELCFTSTLWPDFRRREFLLALIEYQKRERRFGRVLSTVSS, from the coding sequence ATGGCACATCCTCCGGCTCCAAGTTCTGACCATCTGTCCGAGAGCGAATTGATCGCCAAGTTGGAGCCCGATCTGCTCCCCAAACATATCGCGGTCATCATGGACGGCAACGGACGGTGGGCGGAATTGCGCGGTCTTCCTCGTATCGCAGGCCATCGAGAAGGCATCAATTCCGTCCGAGAGATGATCACCCTCTGTCTGGAACTCGGCATCCATGCCCTGACCATTTACGCGTTTTCGCAAGAAAACTGGAACCGTCCGACACAAGAAATCAGCGCACTCATGGGACTCTTGGAGCATTATCTTTCCACGGAACGGGCCAGCTTGATTGAGCAAGGCGTCTGCTTCCGCGCCATCGGTCGCCATGAGCTGCTTCCTCCATCGGCTCAGCATTGGGTTCGCACGACCGAAAAGGAAACGGCGCACCTCGAGAAGCTGATCCTGACGGTCGCCCTCAGCTACGGAGGACGAGCGGAAATCGTCGATGCCGTGAAAACGCTGATGGAACACGTCCGGGCGGGAACCGTACAACCAAGCCAAATCGATGAAACCACGATTCAACAGTACCTCTATACGCACCCCCTCCAGGATCCGGACTTACTGATCCGGACGAGCGGAGAAACGAGGATCAGCAACTTTCTCCTGTGGCAACTGGCCTACACCGAGTTGTGCTTCACGTCGACCTTGTGGCCGGACTTTCGACGGCGGGAATTCCTCCTCGCGCTGATCGAGTATCAAAAACGGGAACGCCGCTTCGGCCGAGTGTTGAGCACTGTGTCTTCCTAA
- a CDS encoding phosphatidate cytidylyltransferase, with protein MGHPLATDATTHRSISVTIPPARTRQFDLRRLYTAAALIPAVYVIIVHLAPWALTLLLIAVGSLALLELYRLSFQTRLNRVLVGVGSAIFVLTLARSHVSLTLPELLLGGALVIAVTASFVATSAKHRRNDALITMFGVLYVGVTLSTIVSTRALPAGEFLVLFLAVVTWASDTGAYYAGTLWGKHPLLPSISPKKTVEGVLGGLALAVAAALVAQWWFASQLSPLDALILGALLTGTGLIGDLFESMIKRRTGVKDSGGILPGHGGMLDRLDSLLFTAPTFYYYVVYVRDLAPPL; from the coding sequence GTGGGACATCCACTCGCCACCGACGCGACCACCCACCGCTCAATATCCGTGACCATCCCACCGGCACGCACCAGACAGTTCGATCTCCGGCGTCTCTATACCGCGGCTGCGCTGATCCCGGCGGTCTACGTCATCATCGTCCACCTCGCTCCATGGGCCTTGACGCTGCTGTTGATCGCCGTCGGCTCTCTTGCCCTGCTCGAACTGTATCGCCTCAGCTTTCAAACACGGTTGAATCGCGTCCTCGTCGGCGTCGGGTCGGCAATCTTTGTTCTGACCCTCGCCCGATCTCATGTGTCGCTCACGCTTCCCGAGCTTCTTCTCGGCGGCGCGCTTGTGATCGCAGTGACGGCCTCTTTTGTTGCCACATCCGCAAAACATCGACGGAACGACGCGCTGATCACCATGTTCGGCGTGCTCTACGTAGGCGTCACCCTCAGCACCATTGTCTCGACACGCGCGCTGCCGGCCGGCGAATTCCTCGTGCTGTTTCTGGCGGTGGTCACATGGGCTTCTGACACCGGCGCGTACTACGCCGGGACCCTGTGGGGGAAACACCCTCTCTTGCCGTCGATCAGTCCCAAGAAGACCGTTGAGGGCGTGCTTGGAGGGCTCGCACTGGCCGTCGCGGCCGCCCTAGTGGCTCAGTGGTGGTTTGCCTCGCAACTCTCGCCGTTAGATGCGTTGATCCTTGGCGCGCTGCTGACGGGGACCGGGCTCATCGGAGACCTCTTCGAATCCATGATCAAGCGACGCACGGGCGTCAAAGATTCAGGTGGAATCTTGCCCGGCCATGGCGGTATGTTGGACCGGCTCGATAGTCTCTTGTTCACCGCCCCCACCTTCTACTACTATGTCGTTTACGTTCGGGACCTGGCACCGCCTCTATAA
- a CDS encoding 1-deoxy-D-xylulose-5-phosphate reductoisomerase: MKSIIILGSTGSIGTNTLDIVQRFPDEFRVVGLTAGSNIDKLEAQIRRFTPLAVAVSTESSAALLRSRCADLPVEIMAGEEGITQVASELDAELVISAIVGAAGLVPTLSAIRSGKHIALANKEPMVMAGKLMQDEARKHGVRIFPVDSEHSAIFQSLEGHRIEDVRRLILTASGGALWTLSQDQLLHVTPERALQHPNWKMGSKITIDSATLMNKGLEVVEARWLFNISASDIDVLIHRESIIHSLVEYKDRSMIAQLGLPDMRTPISYAMRHPARMALDLPSLDLTEIGRLTFCKPDHERFPCLNLGYESLRVGGTMPAAMNAANEIAVEAFLNHGLRFSEIPQVIRSTMEAHAHQEITCLEDALEADRWAREKAESLVHALPR, encoded by the coding sequence ATGAAGTCGATTATCATCTTGGGATCAACGGGATCGATCGGAACCAATACGCTCGATATCGTTCAACGGTTTCCCGATGAATTCCGCGTCGTCGGCCTGACGGCCGGCAGTAATATCGACAAGCTTGAAGCCCAGATCCGCCGATTCACCCCCCTCGCCGTGGCGGTCTCCACCGAATCCTCCGCGGCATTGCTCCGAAGCCGGTGCGCCGATCTTCCCGTTGAGATCATGGCCGGCGAAGAAGGCATCACCCAGGTGGCCTCTGAACTGGATGCCGAATTGGTGATTTCGGCCATCGTGGGAGCAGCCGGACTCGTCCCGACCTTGTCCGCCATCCGCAGCGGGAAGCACATTGCCCTGGCCAATAAAGAACCGATGGTGATGGCCGGCAAGCTGATGCAGGATGAGGCCCGGAAGCATGGAGTCAGGATTTTCCCGGTCGATAGCGAACACAGTGCCATCTTTCAGTCATTGGAAGGACATCGGATTGAAGACGTCCGCCGATTGATCCTCACGGCGTCCGGTGGGGCCCTCTGGACATTGTCCCAGGATCAGCTCCTGCATGTGACGCCGGAACGGGCCCTGCAACATCCCAATTGGAAGATGGGATCCAAGATCACCATCGACTCGGCCACCCTGATGAATAAAGGATTGGAAGTGGTGGAAGCCCGCTGGCTCTTCAATATTTCCGCATCCGACATCGACGTGCTGATTCATCGAGAAAGCATCATTCACTCGCTGGTAGAATATAAAGATCGGTCCATGATCGCCCAACTCGGACTCCCGGATATGCGAACCCCGATCTCGTACGCCATGCGCCATCCCGCCAGAATGGCCCTCGACCTCCCCTCGCTGGATTTGACGGAGATCGGACGATTGACCTTTTGCAAACCGGACCATGAGCGCTTTCCGTGTCTCAATCTCGGATACGAGTCGCTTCGAGTCGGCGGCACCATGCCTGCCGCGATGAATGCGGCCAACGAAATCGCCGTCGAGGCATTCCTCAACCATGGCCTTCGCTTCAGTGAGATTCCTCAGGTCATTCGCAGCACGATGGAGGCGCATGCGCATCAGGAGATCACCTGCCTTGAGGATGCGCTGGAAGCGGATCGATGGGCCCGAGAAAAGGCGGAATCGTTGGTGCATGCGTTGCCTCGTTAA
- the rseP gene encoding RIP metalloprotease RseP: protein MTSVFAWSPDTLWLLLQKAWWFLVVLGVLVAFHELGHFLAARWVGVKVLKFSIGFGPKLFGRRVGETEYLVSAVPLGGYVKLFGEDETEATTPEDRRRSFSHQSLWGKVLIVAAGPGFNFILAYLIFAGWLSTGAPLFVPTFRDLSADVEALVPGSPASMAGVEVGDRIVKINGKDISTKTELLDLVSKSKGQPVSLEVRRDDQLKTLTVTPIPITEDGASGDEPLYTIGVEETPPLVTSVMPGLPASLAGFKPGDRVVAIDEHAIYTWAQMTTRVREHPQKPMTIEVLRDGKRTALTVTPTSEKLTVNGQTLEVGKIGISGPGRSLMRSDNAAAAVYQGLEATWGWTELTAIGLYKMIVGDISSKNIGGPLTIANISGEAASQGASSVVFLIAILSINLGVLNLLPIPILDGGHLLFFLIEGILRKPIGERQREVAQQVGLVLLVGVMIFAFWNDLERIFSR from the coding sequence ATGACGTCCGTATTTGCCTGGTCCCCCGATACCTTGTGGCTGCTCCTCCAGAAAGCCTGGTGGTTTCTTGTGGTCCTTGGCGTGCTGGTCGCCTTCCACGAACTCGGCCACTTTCTCGCCGCGCGGTGGGTTGGAGTGAAAGTCCTCAAATTTTCCATCGGCTTCGGCCCGAAGTTATTCGGCCGCCGAGTCGGCGAAACCGAATATCTCGTCTCTGCCGTCCCGCTCGGTGGGTACGTCAAATTATTCGGCGAGGATGAGACGGAAGCCACGACTCCCGAGGACCGCCGGCGATCGTTTTCGCACCAGAGCTTGTGGGGCAAGGTCCTTATCGTCGCGGCAGGCCCCGGGTTTAATTTCATTTTGGCCTACTTGATCTTCGCCGGATGGCTGTCCACTGGCGCGCCGTTGTTTGTCCCGACGTTCCGCGATCTGAGTGCCGACGTCGAAGCCCTGGTTCCCGGCTCTCCCGCCTCGATGGCGGGGGTGGAAGTCGGCGACCGCATCGTCAAGATCAACGGCAAAGACATTTCGACTAAAACCGAATTGCTGGATCTCGTCTCCAAGAGCAAGGGCCAACCTGTTTCACTTGAAGTCCGACGAGACGATCAACTGAAGACACTGACGGTGACTCCTATTCCGATTACGGAAGACGGAGCCAGCGGCGACGAACCGCTGTATACGATCGGTGTTGAGGAAACACCTCCCCTCGTCACCTCAGTCATGCCTGGATTACCCGCCTCCCTGGCCGGATTCAAACCAGGCGACCGAGTGGTCGCGATAGATGAGCACGCCATCTACACCTGGGCGCAAATGACGACTCGGGTCCGGGAACACCCGCAGAAACCAATGACGATCGAGGTCCTCCGCGACGGGAAACGGACCGCACTGACCGTCACACCGACGAGTGAAAAGTTGACGGTGAACGGACAGACTCTCGAGGTAGGGAAAATCGGCATCTCGGGACCGGGCCGCTCATTGATGCGATCCGACAATGCCGCAGCGGCTGTGTATCAAGGGCTCGAAGCCACATGGGGCTGGACCGAGTTGACCGCGATCGGTCTCTATAAAATGATCGTGGGCGATATTTCGAGCAAGAATATCGGTGGACCGCTGACGATCGCCAATATTTCCGGCGAAGCGGCTTCCCAGGGCGCCTCCAGCGTCGTGTTCCTGATCGCCATTTTGAGCATCAACCTCGGTGTTCTCAATTTACTGCCGATCCCGATCCTCGACGGCGGACACTTGCTCTTTTTTCTGATTGAGGGCATTCTGCGCAAACCGATCGGCGAACGGCAACGAGAAGTTGCCCAGCAGGTCGGATTGGTCCTCTTGGTCGGCGTCATGATCTTTGCCTTCTGGAACGACTTGGAACGCATCTTCTCCCGCTAG
- a CDS encoding proline--tRNA ligase: MKTSQLLIPTLRDDPGEAETVSHRLMLRAGLIRKVAAGIYTYLPLGLRVIRKIEQIIREEMNRAGAQELLMPIASPAELWKETARWDYYGKELLRFKDRHERDFCLGPTHEEVITDLFRREVRSYRQLPLNFYQIQTKFRDEIRPRFGLMRGREFIMKDAYSFDVDEAAAKTSYQNMYDAYTRIFTRCGLTFRAVEADTGLIGGDVSHEFMVLADTGEATVAYSDQGSYAANLERAEVLPPSDIDTPPLLPLTLIDTPQRRTVEEVTAFLQISPRQLVKTLLYRAGTETVAVLIRGDHEVNEVKLARLLKVTDVALADPVTVQQVTGAPPGFAGPVGLQHTRILADHAIAGMKNVVVGADKADTHYQNANLGRDFTVEQFADLRNAQAGDPSPRGPGALTLAKGIEVGQVFLLGTKYSQKMNATVLDDQGKERLALMGCYGIGVGRTAAAAIEQHHDEKGIIWPFPIAPFHVHLLTVSHSEKTTEVAARLYTDLMAAGLEVLWDDRADRAGVKFNDADLIGAPFQVVIGDKGLVDGVVEIKIRRTGIKSRIAPGELIAHLTRLSFEAPPSAD; encoded by the coding sequence ATGAAAACCTCCCAATTGTTGATTCCCACACTGCGGGATGATCCCGGCGAAGCGGAAACCGTCAGCCACCGACTGATGTTGCGCGCCGGGTTGATCCGAAAGGTCGCGGCCGGCATCTATACCTATCTTCCGCTCGGTCTCCGCGTGATCCGGAAAATCGAGCAGATCATCCGGGAAGAAATGAACCGCGCCGGCGCGCAGGAACTCCTGATGCCGATCGCCTCCCCTGCTGAATTGTGGAAAGAAACCGCCCGATGGGACTACTACGGGAAAGAGCTTCTGCGCTTCAAGGATCGCCACGAGCGGGATTTTTGCCTGGGACCGACGCATGAAGAGGTCATTACCGATCTCTTTCGGCGAGAAGTGCGGTCCTACCGACAACTTCCCCTCAATTTCTATCAGATCCAAACCAAATTTCGAGACGAGATCCGCCCGCGATTTGGACTCATGCGAGGGCGGGAATTCATCATGAAGGATGCCTATAGCTTTGACGTCGATGAGGCCGCCGCCAAGACCAGCTATCAGAATATGTACGATGCCTACACCCGGATCTTCACGCGATGCGGCCTCACCTTTCGAGCCGTGGAAGCCGATACAGGTCTCATCGGCGGGGATGTCTCACACGAATTCATGGTCCTGGCCGATACCGGCGAGGCGACGGTGGCATACAGCGACCAGGGTTCTTACGCCGCCAATCTTGAACGGGCGGAAGTGCTTCCTCCATCTGATATCGACACACCCCCCCTTCTCCCCCTGACGCTGATCGATACGCCCCAGCGCCGGACCGTGGAAGAAGTCACGGCTTTTTTGCAGATTTCACCCCGTCAACTCGTGAAGACTCTGCTGTACCGCGCGGGGACCGAAACCGTTGCCGTGCTGATCCGAGGAGATCATGAAGTGAACGAGGTCAAATTGGCGCGGTTGCTCAAGGTGACGGATGTGGCGTTAGCCGATCCCGTGACGGTCCAACAGGTCACGGGGGCCCCTCCCGGATTCGCCGGACCAGTCGGCCTGCAGCACACACGAATCCTGGCGGATCACGCCATTGCGGGAATGAAAAACGTCGTGGTCGGCGCCGACAAAGCCGATACGCACTATCAAAATGCCAATCTCGGCCGTGACTTCACCGTCGAACAGTTTGCTGACCTGCGTAATGCGCAAGCCGGCGACCCTTCTCCCCGAGGACCGGGCGCGCTGACGCTCGCCAAGGGTATCGAAGTTGGACAGGTGTTCTTACTCGGCACCAAATACAGCCAGAAAATGAACGCCACCGTCCTCGACGATCAGGGCAAGGAGCGCCTTGCCCTGATGGGTTGCTACGGTATCGGCGTCGGTCGAACGGCCGCGGCGGCGATCGAGCAACATCACGACGAGAAGGGCATCATCTGGCCGTTTCCTATCGCGCCGTTCCATGTCCACCTCCTGACGGTCAGCCACTCGGAAAAGACGACCGAGGTCGCCGCGCGTCTCTATACCGACTTGATGGCGGCAGGTCTTGAAGTATTGTGGGACGACCGCGCCGATCGAGCCGGCGTCAAATTCAATGACGCGGATCTCATCGGTGCCCCGTTCCAGGTCGTCATCGGCGACAAAGGCCTTGTAGACGGCGTTGTCGAGATCAAGATTCGACGAACCGGGATCAAATCCCGCATCGCACCTGGTGAGCTGATCGCCCACCTCACGCGCCTTTCTTTCGAAGCCCCTCCATCCGCCGATTGA